From a region of the Ruminococcaceae bacterium KH2T8 genome:
- a CDS encoding energy-coupling factor transport system substrate-specific component, translated as MVEYRSERYGRKSRLLITAAMILAVILLFPQLSQAIRLDPITDDSLGITDRILESGEGYSAFLYDNSNGLPTSEANDIVQTSDGFIWIGSYSGLIRYDGNNFERIDSTTGIASVVCLFVDSSDRLWVGTNDSGLAVMEGDSFRMFGKPEGLNSASVRSIAEDSEGNIYAATTAGIAVIDKDMNLTMIDDVMIRDAYVKDLSVGPDDMIYCVTLDGDLIVLQNKSRVCYYGNGAISDDTLRTVTADPDVPGRFYLGTKQSQVILCELGTTLQVVSDIHVGPLYSINRLQFVDGRIWVCADNGIGIMEGNSIQILEDIPLDSSIEEMLVDYQGNIWFASARQGVMKIVKNRFTDIFEKYDIPSETVNATCIYNDMLFIGKDNGLSVVASNGTLNRLPVTSAHTASGDPIDIDDLIEIYDGVKIRSMLCDSQNRLWICSFSDNALIRYDNGEVTRFNTSDGFTTNRVRMIYERHDGTFAVAYTGGAAIISGDTVTKKYDVYSGIGESDVLTINETSDGRLLLGTDGGGIYVLADDGITNLCTENGLSSDVIMRIKPGSSGDIFWIVTSNSLAYMDEDLNITTINQFPYSNNFDLYENRNGDMWILSSNGIYVVPVDRLLANGEIDPVYYGMDNGLPCIATSNSYSALSEDGDLYMAGSTGVAKVNIDELEESVDSIKISLPYVDVDGTRIYPDDSGRIVIPSSAKKVTFYCCVFTYSLANPDVIYYLDGFDNETTTISRDQFGTVDYTNLRGGDYRFVVRLCDSHGVMGEETSFVIVKEKSLGEMWWFRILMSILFLMMMALAVFIYIRKRTEKFREKEEHDRRLIREMTEAVANTIDMKDKYTKGHSARVAEYTELLAREMGLSKDKVDMYYNIALLHDIGKIGIPPSVLNKPGKLTDNEFMMIKSHAMLGYRVLKHITVVPELAAGAKSHHERPDGRGYPEGLVEDQIPPVARIIAVADTFDAMYSDRPYRKRMDFDKVVSIIKEVRGTQLDNDVVDAFLRLVDKGEIRKAEDDDGHGSTEDINNIHKRQDKEAAAEAKAENEAKSDSAEKEAEPQEKNEEKPMDDESSDKE; from the coding sequence ATGGTTGAATATAGATCAGAAAGATATGGCAGGAAGTCGCGGCTCTTGATCACCGCCGCCATGATCCTTGCGGTCATTTTGCTCTTCCCCCAGCTTTCACAGGCCATAAGGCTTGATCCGATCACTGATGACAGTCTTGGTATAACCGACAGGATCCTCGAGAGCGGCGAAGGTTATTCGGCATTCCTTTATGACAACTCTAACGGCCTTCCTACATCGGAAGCCAACGATATAGTCCAGACGTCCGACGGTTTTATCTGGATCGGCAGCTACAGCGGACTTATAAGATATGACGGCAATAATTTTGAGAGAATAGATTCCACTACCGGTATCGCGAGCGTCGTCTGTCTATTCGTAGACAGCAGCGACAGGCTTTGGGTAGGTACTAACGACAGCGGTCTGGCAGTTATGGAAGGCGATTCGTTCAGGATGTTCGGTAAGCCCGAAGGTCTGAACTCGGCATCCGTAAGGTCCATCGCGGAAGACAGCGAAGGTAATATCTACGCCGCCACTACTGCAGGTATCGCCGTTATCGATAAGGATATGAATCTTACTATGATCGACGATGTCATGATCAGGGATGCATATGTAAAGGATCTGAGCGTCGGTCCTGACGACATGATCTATTGCGTAACTTTGGACGGCGACCTGATCGTACTTCAGAACAAAAGCCGCGTCTGCTATTACGGTAACGGCGCGATCTCTGACGATACCTTAAGGACCGTAACGGCTGACCCTGACGTGCCCGGCAGATTCTATCTCGGCACCAAGCAGTCCCAGGTTATCCTATGCGAGCTCGGAACGACGCTTCAGGTCGTTTCTGATATTCATGTAGGTCCTCTGTACAGTATCAACAGGCTTCAGTTTGTTGACGGCAGGATCTGGGTCTGTGCCGATAACGGTATCGGCATCATGGAGGGGAATTCCATACAGATACTTGAGGATATCCCGCTCGATTCGTCCATCGAAGAGATGCTCGTTGATTACCAGGGCAATATCTGGTTCGCTTCTGCAAGACAGGGCGTCATGAAGATCGTAAAGAACCGCTTTACCGATATCTTCGAAAAGTACGATATCCCTTCTGAGACGGTAAATGCCACCTGTATCTATAACGACATGCTCTTTATCGGTAAGGATAACGGTCTGTCCGTAGTCGCAAGCAACGGAACACTGAACCGTCTTCCTGTAACTTCCGCACACACAGCTTCCGGCGATCCTATCGATATCGATGATCTTATCGAGATCTATGACGGCGTTAAGATCCGTTCCATGCTCTGCGACAGTCAGAACAGATTGTGGATATGCTCCTTCAGTGACAATGCCCTGATCAGATATGATAACGGCGAAGTCACAAGGTTTAATACCTCTGACGGCTTTACGACGAATCGTGTAAGGATGATCTACGAACGCCATGACGGTACTTTCGCAGTAGCATATACGGGTGGTGCCGCGATCATTTCGGGCGATACCGTTACAAAGAAATATGATGTATATTCGGGCATCGGTGAGAGCGACGTTCTCACGATCAATGAGACGAGTGACGGCAGGCTGCTCCTCGGTACCGACGGCGGCGGTATATATGTCCTCGCAGATGACGGTATCACGAACCTTTGCACCGAGAATGGTCTGAGCTCAGACGTTATCATGAGGATCAAGCCCGGAAGCTCCGGAGATATCTTCTGGATCGTCACGAGTAATTCGCTCGCATATATGGATGAGGACCTTAATATCACGACGATAAATCAGTTCCCGTATTCGAATAATTTCGATCTTTATGAGAATAGAAACGGCGACATGTGGATCCTGAGCAGCAACGGCATCTATGTAGTGCCTGTTGACCGGCTCCTCGCAAACGGCGAGATCGATCCCGTATATTACGGAATGGATAACGGTCTTCCGTGTATAGCTACTTCGAATTCCTACAGCGCTTTGTCTGAGGACGGAGACCTTTATATGGCAGGCTCCACGGGCGTTGCGAAAGTGAATATCGACGAGCTGGAAGAGTCAGTTGATTCGATTAAGATATCGCTTCCGTATGTCGACGTTGACGGTACCCGTATCTATCCCGATGACAGCGGTCGTATCGTTATCCCTTCAAGCGCGAAGAAGGTAACGTTCTACTGCTGTGTATTTACATATTCTCTTGCTAATCCCGACGTCATCTATTATCTCGACGGCTTTGATAATGAGACTACGACCATATCGAGAGATCAGTTCGGAACGGTCGATTATACGAACCTCAGAGGCGGAGATTACAGATTCGTCGTAAGGCTCTGTGATTCCCACGGAGTCATGGGCGAAGAGACTTCTTTCGTGATCGTAAAGGAGAAGAGCCTCGGTGAGATGTGGTGGTTCAGGATCCTTATGAGCATACTGTTCCTGATGATGATGGCGCTTGCCGTATTCATCTATATCCGAAAGAGGACCGAGAAGTTCAGAGAGAAAGAAGAGCACGACAGACGGCTCATCAGAGAGATGACGGAGGCTGTCGCCAACACGATCGATATGAAGGATAAGTATACGAAGGGTCACTCTGCGAGAGTTGCGGAATATACCGAGCTTCTTGCCAGGGAGATGGGCCTTTCCAAGGATAAGGTCGATATGTATTACAATATCGCGCTCCTTCACGATATCGGTAAGATCGGTATACCGCCTTCAGTCCTTAATAAGCCCGGTAAGCTCACGGATAACGAGTTCATGATGATCAAGTCACATGCTATGCTCGGCTATCGCGTATTAAAGCATATAACAGTCGTTCCCGAGCTCGCCGCGGGTGCCAAGTCCCACCACGAGCGTCCCGACGGCAGAGGTTACCCTGAAGGTCTTGTTGAGGATCAGATCCCGCCTGTTGCAAGGATAATCGCGGTAGCGGATACTTTCGACGCGATGTATTCCGACCGTCCGTACAGAAAACGCATGGATTTCGATAAGGTCGTTTCGATAATTAAAGAGGTAAGAGGTACGCAGCTCGATAACGATGTCGTCGATGCATTCCTGCGCCTGGTAGATAAGGGTGAGATCAGGAAGGCCGAGGACGATGACGGTCACGGCTCGACTGAGGATATCAATAATATCCACAAGAGACAGGACAAGGAAGCTGCCGCTGAAGCTAAGGCTGAAAATGAAGCCAAGTCTGACAGCGCCGAGAAAGAAGCCGAGCCTCAGGAAAAGAACGAAGAAAAGCCCATGGATGATGAGTCATCCGATAAGGAATAA
- a CDS encoding Predicted nucleotidyltransferase: MRVIGIIAEFNPFHKGHEYLIERAREAVGDPRAIVMTVMSGPFVQRGTPSILPKNIRAKQALKSGADLVIEIPFTFACAPSERFARGAVETLYRTGVVTDLAFGVDCEDPDLIRTLSEIEPDDETIRNCLSDGMNYPAARAEGMIAAFKAQAPEAADCEDMIRETLRMPNSILALDYLRAVKDVGADSRFKIHMIPRKPGYSATSSREIYLGGRSIAALPDKLIDMIPTNALAVMLAGLSNKEYTFPDTDRYADDLISEAVKSDLSGYAYMTDGLDGYIKNTVSGMRTFSYEDLRSALQTKHFTMPRIMRAMSSALVGQSAEYVANEKHPRYIRVLGFNRDGRYCLKVMSKCARLPLIHNCSDAKELYASDPALKAQFELDINAGEVQGKYLGIPRGSQWSDCPIITK, encoded by the coding sequence ATGAGAGTCATCGGGATAATCGCCGAGTTCAACCCGTTCCATAAAGGACACGAATATCTCATCGAGAGAGCACGCGAAGCAGTCGGTGATCCGAGGGCGATAGTCATGACTGTCATGAGCGGTCCTTTTGTGCAGAGGGGCACGCCTTCTATCCTTCCCAAGAATATAAGAGCAAAGCAGGCCTTAAAGAGCGGCGCAGATCTCGTGATCGAGATCCCGTTTACCTTTGCCTGTGCACCCTCCGAGAGATTTGCCAGAGGCGCCGTCGAGACACTCTACAGAACAGGTGTCGTTACGGATCTCGCATTCGGCGTAGACTGCGAAGACCCTGATCTCATCAGGACTTTATCTGAGATCGAGCCCGATGACGAGACTATAAGGAACTGCCTTTCGGACGGCATGAACTACCCTGCTGCAAGAGCCGAAGGCATGATCGCGGCATTTAAGGCACAGGCCCCCGAAGCCGCAGATTGCGAAGATATGATCCGCGAGACACTTCGCATGCCTAATTCCATCCTCGCACTCGACTACCTTCGTGCAGTAAAGGATGTTGGAGCAGATTCGAGATTTAAGATCCACATGATCCCTCGAAAGCCCGGCTACAGTGCTACTTCTTCACGCGAGATCTATCTTGGAGGCAGGAGCATCGCGGCGCTCCCCGATAAGCTCATCGACATGATCCCGACTAATGCTCTCGCAGTTATGCTCGCGGGACTTTCAAACAAGGAATACACCTTCCCCGATACCGATCGCTATGCGGACGATCTTATAAGCGAAGCCGTAAAGAGCGACCTTTCGGGATATGCATATATGACCGACGGACTCGACGGATATATAAAGAATACAGTCTCCGGCATGAGGACATTCTCTTACGAGGACTTAAGGTCAGCTCTTCAGACAAAGCATTTCACGATGCCCAGGATCATGAGAGCCATGTCATCGGCTCTTGTCGGTCAGAGCGCCGAATATGTCGCAAACGAAAAGCACCCGCGTTATATACGGGTGCTGGGATTTAACAGGGACGGCAGATATTGCCTCAAGGTAATGTCGAAATGCGCAAGGCTTCCTCTGATCCATAACTGCTCGGATGCCAAGGAACTTTATGCCTCCGATCCCGCTCTTAAGGCTCAGTTCGAGCTTGATATCAATGCGGGCGAAGTACAGGGCAAGTATCTCGGCATACCGCGCGGCTCTCAGTGGAGCGACTGCCCCATCATCACGAAGTGA
- a CDS encoding zinc-ribbon domain-containing protein, translating to MKICGECGAKLPDETRFCTTCGASLADAEIVPGEAPSEEKVETAAEAVAETAEAVEEKAAEAVEEVKEEVSETVETVAEAVEEKVEEPVVEPAPVAEPVVEPAPVAAAATAASSIIAPAPVTNNTNNEYTYTAPESVESTTFGTAPGPKSGIAERNIGLCILFSIITCGIYMYYWVYKLNEEINQLSNVKGTSGGMVILFDIISCGFYAWYWMFRMGERVDIMKNDKNGNSNIIYLLLSIFGLGIVSIALMQDAVNKQIKA from the coding sequence ATGAAGATATGCGGTGAATGCGGTGCTAAGCTTCCTGATGAGACAAGATTCTGCACCACATGCGGAGCATCTCTTGCTGACGCGGAGATCGTACCCGGAGAAGCACCTTCCGAGGAAAAAGTAGAAACAGCAGCCGAGGCAGTCGCTGAGACGGCAGAGGCAGTAGAAGAAAAGGCAGCAGAGGCAGTAGAAGAGGTCAAGGAAGAAGTTTCCGAGACAGTCGAAACTGTAGCTGAGGCTGTAGAGGAAAAGGTCGAGGAGCCTGTAGTTGAGCCTGCTCCCGTTGCAGAGCCCGTAGTAGAGCCTGCACCCGTAGCTGCAGCAGCAACGGCGGCTTCTTCTATTATCGCACCTGCTCCCGTTACAAATAATACAAATAACGAGTATACATATACTGCACCCGAGTCTGTCGAGTCCACGACATTCGGAACGGCACCCGGACCCAAGAGCGGTATCGCAGAGAGGAATATCGGACTTTGCATCCTCTTCTCTATCATCACATGTGGTATCTATATGTACTACTGGGTATATAAGCTCAACGAAGAGATCAATCAGCTCTCTAACGTAAAGGGTACGAGCGGCGGAATGGTAATCCTCTTCGATATCATCTCCTGCGGCTTCTATGCTTGGTACTGGATGTTCAGGATGGGTGAGAGAGTAGACATCATGAAGAACGATAAGAACGGTAATTCCAACATTATCTATCTTCTCCTCTCGATCTTCGGTCTCGGTATCGTCAGCATCGCTCTTATGCAGGATGCTGTTAATAAGCAGATCAAGGCTTGA
- a CDS encoding Uncharacterized membrane protein yields the protein MENNEFDQTIIDADTKPVGNDKLFAILSYFGILFLIGLFVAPEKDHAFVKNHVNNGILLCIGEFILAFIPFLGWACEIVLLVFAILGIVAAAKDETYTLPIVGDKIKIIK from the coding sequence ATGGAAAATAACGAATTTGATCAGACAATTATCGACGCTGACACAAAGCCCGTTGGAAACGATAAGCTCTTCGCTATCCTTTCTTATTTCGGTATTCTCTTTCTCATCGGTCTTTTCGTAGCACCTGAGAAGGATCATGCTTTTGTTAAGAATCACGTAAATAACGGTATTCTTCTTTGCATCGGTGAGTTCATTCTCGCTTTCATCCCTTTCCTTGGTTGGGCTTGCGAGATCGTACTCCTCGTATTTGCTATCCTTGGTATCGTTGCAGCAGCTAAGGACGAGACATATACTCTTCCTATCGTTGGCGACAAGATCAAGATCATCAAGTAA
- a CDS encoding RNA methyltransferase, TrmH family, whose protein sequence is MKVARYKKEDNITYALGATVVMEFLNGCPEKVRAVILHPAFRSEETIAKIEKICKDNKIALSTEEKPFNILSQKENCFVIGVIEKTNVKLEPGNHVVLVNPSNAGNMGTIMRSCLGFGINDIAVVPPAVDHFDPKTIRASMGAAAKVRIEVFETFEDYRKAFPDNNIYPFMLDGSTLLQDTEIKGDFSLVFGNEATGLPSEFSKIGSPIRIEHTHNIDSLNLPIAASIALYAATQDIFSKDR, encoded by the coding sequence TTGAAGGTCGCAAGATATAAAAAAGAAGACAATATCACATATGCGCTCGGTGCCACCGTCGTTATGGAATTTCTTAACGGCTGCCCCGAGAAGGTCAGGGCTGTCATCCTTCACCCTGCGTTCAGGTCAGAGGAGACGATCGCCAAGATAGAGAAGATCTGTAAGGACAATAAGATAGCGCTGAGCACGGAGGAGAAGCCTTTTAATATCCTCTCTCAAAAAGAGAACTGCTTTGTTATCGGTGTGATAGAGAAGACGAACGTTAAGCTCGAGCCCGGTAACCACGTCGTGCTCGTCAATCCTTCGAATGCAGGTAATATGGGTACCATCATGAGAAGCTGCCTGGGCTTCGGCATCAACGATATAGCAGTCGTGCCGCCTGCGGTCGATCACTTTGATCCCAAGACGATAAGAGCTTCGATGGGAGCCGCCGCCAAAGTGAGGATCGAAGTATTCGAGACTTTCGAGGACTATAGGAAGGCTTTCCCCGATAATAATATCTATCCTTTTATGCTCGACGGCAGTACGCTCCTTCAGGATACTGAGATAAAGGGTGATTTCTCGCTCGTATTTGGTAATGAGGCTACGGGTCTTCCTTCCGAGTTCTCCAAGATAGGAAGTCCAATAAGGATCGAACATACACACAATATCGACAGCCTTAACCTGCCCATAGCCGCCAGTATCGCGCTATATGCGGCAACTCAGGATATTTTTTCGAAAGATAGATAA
- a CDS encoding small subunit ribosomal protein S20 produces MPNIKSAIKRVNVTDKKTAANKMKKSEMRTVLKKAKASIASGEGSAEAFKTAQITLDKAAAKGHISKNAASRTKSRLAKAANAAK; encoded by the coding sequence ATGCCGAATATCAAGTCAGCTATCAAGCGTGTAAACGTTACAGATAAGAAGACAGCTGCTAATAAGATGAAGAAGAGTGAGATGCGTACAGTTCTTAAGAAGGCTAAGGCTTCCATCGCTTCGGGTGAGGGATCCGCTGAGGCTTTCAAGACTGCTCAGATCACACTTGATAAGGCTGCTGCTAAGGGACACATCAGCAAGAACGCTGCATCCAGAACAAAGTCTCGTCTTGCTAAGGCTGCTAACGCTGCTAAGTGA